DNA sequence from the Cystobacter ferrugineus genome:
ACAGAAGGGCGCCTCGACGGGAGTGCGTGCGAGCGTGTCGATGGCGGACGTGCAGGCCTCCTCCGCCGTGCGGGCCTGGGCCGTGCGCTCGGACACCTCGCGCAGCAGCCGCTCGCGCCGCTCGGCGAGCACGCGGTAGGTGGTCTCGGTGACGGCGGTGAAGATGCCCTCGACCCGGCCGCCCTCGCCGCGCACCGGGCTGTAGGAATAGTAGAAGTAGCACTCCTCCGTGTAGCCGAAGCGGTGGAGCGGCAGGAGCTGGTCGTCGGACCACGTCGCCTCGCCCGTGTTCATGACGTGGTCGAACATGGGGCCGATGATGTCCCAGATCTCCGCCCACACTTCCGCGCCCGGACGCCCGAGCGCCCACGGATGCTTCTGGCCGGGCACTGGACTCCAGGCGTCGTTGTAGAGGAGTGCGCGCGTGGGGCCCCAGTACAGGACGATGGGAAAGCGCGACCCCAGGCAGATGCCCACCGCCGAGCGCAGCGCGGGGGACCAGGTCTCGACTGGTCCGAAGGGAGTCTTCGACCAGTCCTTGGCGCGCATGAGCGCGCCCATCTCCCCGCCACCCGCGAGAAAATCGAGGCTGTTGGACATGGACGCTACATGCATCCACTCCCAGCGGGCGTACAAGCGTCGTGGCCGTGGCTGGAGCGGAAATCGCCCGTGGATCGGCCGGGCGGCCTCCCTCGCTTCGTTCCCGCCCGGGTTTCTCTCCTCGACCTGACAGGAGGGATCTTCCGGGTCCCACGGGACGTGGGGGGTTGTGGGGCATGATCGGCCTCGTTAACCTGGCCGCGCCCCATGGCGCGGACGACCCTGGACCCAGACTGGCCGATTCGCGCCGCGGCGCTGCGGGCCGTGGAGTTGATGGTGGCGCGCCATGGGCCCACCTTGCCCTGGTCCATCATCGAGCAGGGGTTCGAACTGGACGGGCGGCGCATCTACCTGGCGTCCAAGGCGTGCGGCATCTTTCGCCCGAAGGAAATGGAGGGCGGGGCGCTGTCCATCCGCACCTCCATGCCGCGAGGACGCCGGAGCGCGCGCTATGAGGACGGGGCGCCGCTGAAGGACGGGGCCTTCGCGTACAAGTTGCAGGACCGGGATCCGGACAATCACTTCAACCGGCTGCTCCAGCACGCCGAGCAACTGTCCGCGCCGCTCATCTACTTCCTGGCGGTCGCGCCCGGCGTCTATCAGCCCCTCTGGCCCATCTTCGTGAAGCACATTGATCGGGCACGGATGGAGTGCTCGCTCTCGGCGGACGATGAGCTGCTGGCGATGCGTGAGCGCGACGTGCCCATGGTGGCGGACGCGAGGGCCATCGACATCCGCCGCGAGTACGTCACGGTGCAGGCGAAGCGCCGGCTGCACCAGTCGCGCTTCCGGCTGGAGGTGCTGAGGGCCTACGAGACGCGGTGCGCGGTGTGCCGGCTGCCCCGGGCGGAGCTGCTGGAGGCGGCGCACATCGTCCCGGACCGGGAGGAGACGGGCGAGCCCGTGGTGCCCAACGGGCTGGCGTTGTGCCGGTTGCACCACGGGGTGTTCGACACGGACTTGATGGGAATCCGGCCGGATGGAGTCATCGAGCTGTCCCAATCCCTGCTCGACACGCGGGACGGTCCGACGCTGGAGCACGCGGTGAAGTCCTTCCATGGCCAGCGCCTCCACCTGCCGAGGCACCTCGTGGACCAACCGGAACGGCGGCGTCTGGAAGAGCGGTACGCGCGCTTCCTCGAGTTCCGCAAGACGGGTTGAGAGGCGCCCGGGCCGGGGCCTGGCACTGAGCGGGATTGGTGTCGGCGAAGGTCGTGCCCGCGCCACTCTCGGGCCGTTGTAGGTGACATTCGTGACCTCGTTGACGGAGCCCTTGTACTCTTTAGGGATCGGGCGGAGTTCCGGTCGCGCTCGGGCCGTGGCCGGAACAACCGGTAAGGCAACGCGGTGAGGAAAACGCATGTACGAGTGGATGATGCGTGGGGTGTTCAGGAGTTGACGTTTGACTTGTTGTTTCCGCGAGGTGCGAGGCACCGAGGCTAGGCTACTGGCGCCGAAAATACCTTTCGGGTGGGGGGCCCATGCCTGCGGCGTCTCGAATCACTGACATGCACACATGTCCCAAAGTGGAGCCAGGGCCGGTTCCGCACGTTGGTGGGCCGGTGGTCGTCGGCGAGCCAACCGTGATCATTGGTGGGCAACCAGCGGCACGGGTAGGCGACATGCTCGTTTGTGTCGGGCCACCTGATTCGATCTCTCAGGGTGAGCCAACGGTAATCATTGGAGGCAAACCGGCGGCACGCTTGGGAGATCCGACGTCGCATGGCGGAGTCATCGTTTCGGGTTGTCCAACGGTGATTATTGGCACGACCACTCAGTCTGGATGCATGACGGCGGCGGCGGCTCAAGGCATTCCCTATGTTACGAAAGCTGGGACATGAACACTGCGCCAATGACTGGTGCGGCTGTTCCGATGGAGAGTCCATGTTCCGGGCGGCAGGCGCGCGAAACGCGCTCCGGGGAACGGCTTCTCGGGGCATCAACGCGGTGAGTTGTTTGTCTCGAGGGGGGCGAGATGTTCAAGATCAGCCGGGAACAGATGGAGGTGTTCCGCCATGGCATGCGGGCGCGGATTCCTGAGCGTGTTCTCGAGAGTCTGCGTGAGCAGGGTTTTGAGGCCAGACGCGAGGCGGAGAGTGGTGACGTTGTTTGTACCGATGAGCGAGGCACCCAGACGCGGATGGCCTTTTCCGTTGATGGCCTTCCGGAGCGCCTGACGCTACCCTCGGGAAATGCCGTGGGCTTCGAGCATGACGCCCAGGGGCGGTTGTCCGCCATCATTCATCCAGGGGCCGAGCGGGTAGAAATGGAGCGGGATGATCGAGGCAACGTCACCACGCTTCGGCGTCCCAGCCTGGTTTCATACCATCTCCAATATGATGCACAGGATAGACTGATCCTGGCGCAATACCCTGATGGGAGTCAGACGCGCCTCTCCTATCATCCGGCGGGCCCCGTTGAGCGCGTGGTGGACCGCACAGGCGCGCTCACTCGTCACGAGCGCGATGACTCTGGCCGGTTGCGTGCATCCATTGATCCGCTCGGTCGCCAGACGCTGTTCGAGACCGATGTGGAGGGGCGCTTGGAGGCCGTCGTTTTTCCCGACGGCTCGAGGCAGGAGTATGGTTTTGATCCGGAGCATCATCTCGCGACACTGGTTCTCCGAGATGGCCGCCCGGTGGTTCATGAGCTCGACGAGGAGAATCAAGCCGTCCGAGCCATCTCCTGGGCTGATGGGACACGCTCGGAGTTCGAGTTCGACGGCGGCAACCTGAAGGTTGCTCGCAACGACTGGGGCGCCATCGGGAACTCCTTCGACTCGCGGGGCAATCCTCTCTCCGAAGAGACACCCCAAGGACGCGTTCAGTACGTGTATGACGAAGCGGGTCGGCTCGTCCGGTTGACGACCTCGCACGGGGAGTCGCTCGAGTACGAGTACGACGGCGATGGACGGTTGTGCCGGGTGCGCGCCTGGGAGAACGATGAATGTCGGATGTCCTATGGGCCCGGAGGCACGTTAAAGGAATTGAATTACGGCAACGGCCTGGTCGAGACGCGAACCTACGCACGCGTTGGCAGACTGGAACAGGCGCTCGTCACTGACCTGCTGGGCCGCAGGTTGGGGGCGCAGCGCTACACGTATGATGCTTGCGAGCGTCTCGTGTCCGCTTCGGACTCCTGGGGCAATCAGTCCAGGGATTCCTTCGCGCGAGGCTTCCTCTATGACGTGGAAGGCCGCCTGCGAGCGGAGTTCGACTCCTTGGTGGGGCAGACGCTCCACGAGTATGCGTATGACGCCAAGGGCAACCTTGTCGACGATGGTGGTATCCCCATCCGTGTGGGATCCATGGATGAGCCATGTGCCTGGGGCTCGGAGCCCATTGTCTACGATGGCAATGGCAACATGGTGCGATTGCCGGGACCAGCGGGTGAGCTGCGGTGCTCCTTTGGCGGCGAGGGGATGCTGCGTGAGGTGCAGGTTGGCGGGCGGACGTGGTCCTTCGTGTACGATGCTTTCGGCCGCCGGGTGCTCAAGACGGACGGATGGACGACCTGGCGTTATGGCTGGGCTGGCCACCAACTGTTGTGGGAGGAGGTGGACTCTCGGCCCGGTGCCGCGCCCCTACGGCGGGACTACCTCATCCTTCCAGGCGGTACGACACCGCTCGCCTTCCGGGAGAATGGGCGAACCTATTGGCTCCAGACAGACGCACGCGGGGCCGTCATCCGCGCCTTCGATGACTTGGGACGTGTGGCTTGGCGGGCGCGCTACGACTCCTTCGGAACCGCGCACGTAGAGGTCGCGGAGGTCCGGCAGCCCTGGCGTCTGGAAGGCCAGTACGCGGATGCGGAGACTGGGCTCCACTACAACTTCGCGCGCTATTACTGCCCCTGGTTGAAGTCCTATCTGTCGTTGGATCCGAATTGGTGGCATGTCGCCGCCACCCACTACAGCTATGCGCGCAATGATCCGTGGAACAGGACGGATCCCCCGGCGCGATCGCCCCCCTGATCATCGTGGGAGCCATCGCGTTGGGCGCGGTCGTGGGCGCGGCCGTGGAGCACTTCTCCGGCGGAGATCCTGTCGCGGGAGTCGTCGAAGGCGCGGTGGGGGTCGGCTCGCTGTTTCTTCCTGGGGGCATCTTCTGGGGAGGTGCCGCCGCTGGTTTCCTGGGGAGCCTGGTCCGCCAGGTCCGGAAGGGAGAGGAGATCTGTTGGGAGTGCGCGCTCAAGGCCGGGGCCATCGGGTTTGGTGTGGACATGGCTCTGCTCGGGCTCGGGAAGATTCCCGGCGTCCGAAAACTGGCCGCGTGGCTGGGACGCAAGCTCTATCAGTCTCCGTTCGTGGCCTGGGCCACGCGCCGTTTCCTGGGGGCCAAAACAAAGGGGATGCGCTGGTTCAGAGCCATCGAATGGAAGGGCCAGTTTGGTGAGCGGGCCGCCAAGTGGTATTGCAGTCAGATCCTCGGGGAGAAGATCGTGGACACCCAGTTCCGGCGAGGTGCGGTCGAGCGGGGATTTGACTTCATCTCCTACAAGGGAACTGGCTCCAATGCGCGGCTGATCATCAACGAGGTGAAGCTCTACTCGGGCGAAGTTCCAGCCCAGAAGTTCACCACCTTCGGTTTGGGGAAGGGTCAGCAACAGGTGTACAATGATGCGATGGATGTTGCCAGAACGCGCATCGAGGCGCTTCCGATTGATAGGCTGACGAAAGATACGCTGCTCGATCAGCTGGAGCACAACACCGCGACCGTTCGGGTCATTGGGGGGCCCGGGACGACGGTTGCGCGGTCGACTTTGGATGCGCTCGAGCGGGTAACGGGAATGACGGTGAGGACCCTTCCGTGATCAAGAAGAGTTTCAAGGCAACGTGGCAGGCCCAGTATCAGGCGGAGCGTGACGACTACCTCCAATTGCTGAACAAGGACATCTTCGCGAATTGGGGAACCAATTCGAAGCCGGAGTGGACGGCTGAGCGGCAGTTCATGATGGGGCTCAATCTCTTCTACTCCGGACTGAACGATAAGGACGCTCAGGGCTTTGTCGCCAAGGGGGCCCGAATGGCCGAACGCGCGCTCCAGGAGCGAAGGTTCGAGTCCGAGCAGTGCAAGGCGGGCTTTCCCTTGAACCGAGGGCGGCTCCTCAGGACTCAGGCCTATACTTCCGCCATCCTTGACGGCACATTCACCTTCAATTCGGCTCTTCTACGGCAAGCGGCGGTGGATCACCACGATTGGTGCCGTCCTTATAAGGGCCGCCAGTGGGATTCCCAGGCCCAGGCCTACTATCTGGCAGCCGTTCGGCTGAGCATCATCGCGGATGATCTCCAGACGGCACGGGAGTTGCTCGGCGCGAAGAAGTCCTTCAAGTGGCACGAAGAGGAGTTCCAGCTGTGGTCGCAATGGGTTGAAGCGCGGCACGCTGGGGGCCGTGAGTGGGATGGGCTGGACGAGTACTTCTGTCGCGTACGAGACCCGAACTACGTTCCCGATATCTTCATGGAGAAGGGCGTTCTCCAATTGGAGTTGGGGATGATCCGCTACAAGTACCAGAGAGGCACGGCGCTGCCTGCTGGGGCATGGCCCACGATCTTCGAAATGATCGCCGCCTGAGTGGGTGGGGCGCCGCGCCCCCAGGTAGGTCGCCTCCTACAACGTCATTTCGCGGGGAGGAACTTTCCTG
Encoded proteins:
- a CDS encoding HNH endonuclease yields the protein MARTTLDPDWPIRAAALRAVELMVARHGPTLPWSIIEQGFELDGRRIYLASKACGIFRPKEMEGGALSIRTSMPRGRRSARYEDGAPLKDGAFAYKLQDRDPDNHFNRLLQHAEQLSAPLIYFLAVAPGVYQPLWPIFVKHIDRARMECSLSADDELLAMRERDVPMVADARAIDIRREYVTVQAKRRLHQSRFRLEVLRAYETRCAVCRLPRAELLEAAHIVPDREETGEPVVPNGLALCRLHHGVFDTDLMGIRPDGVIELSQSLLDTRDGPTLEHAVKSFHGQRLHLPRHLVDQPERRRLEERYARFLEFRKTG
- a CDS encoding PAAR domain-containing protein, which translates into the protein MHTCPKVEPGPVPHVGGPVVVGEPTVIIGGQPAARVGDMLVCVGPPDSISQGEPTVIIGGKPAARLGDPTSHGGVIVSGCPTVIIGTTTQSGCMTAAAAQGIPYVTKAGT
- a CDS encoding RHS repeat domain-containing protein; this translates as MVHELDEENQAVRAISWADGTRSEFEFDGGNLKVARNDWGAIGNSFDSRGNPLSEETPQGRVQYVYDEAGRLVRLTTSHGESLEYEYDGDGRLCRVRAWENDECRMSYGPGGTLKELNYGNGLVETRTYARVGRLEQALVTDLLGRRLGAQRYTYDACERLVSASDSWGNQSRDSFARGFLYDVEGRLRAEFDSLVGQTLHEYAYDAKGNLVDDGGIPIRVGSMDEPCAWGSEPIVYDGNGNMVRLPGPAGELRCSFGGEGMLREVQVGGRTWSFVYDAFGRRVLKTDGWTTWRYGWAGHQLLWEEVDSRPGAAPLRRDYLILPGGTTPLAFRENGRTYWLQTDARGAVIRAFDDLGRVAWRARYDSFGTAHVEVAEVRQPWRLEGQYADAETGLHYNFARYYCPWLKSYLSLDPNWWHVAATHYSYARNDPWNRTDPPARSPP